In the Planktothrix serta PCC 8927 genome, one interval contains:
- a CDS encoding tetratricopeptide repeat protein, whose translation MINNRSVNTTRLSDKPHLLLSSDANLTQKKQISPSNDNPILPLSIAILDPPLEREIERYQQEIVQDPNSDLGYYNLAVALQKQELIDAALENYQRAIALNPQRINAYINLGLIWVQKENLSEAIQVFNQGLALFPDSAKLHHNLAHTYFKQGNIDAAIAGYLQAIQLQPDLKEAYLNVGKAFQKQGLHTVAIQYFKQLIQLEPESITAHSECAASLLQQDQLSEAMLHFKTIIELEQPFITAYCQSVEYLDGDDELDQARIACVKFIQALQHNPQSKEVNQYFAKINFHLGNTLAEYRNYPQAEYYYQKSIQADPDGIAPYLKLAQCFIHKKDLVSAAIYYHKALGINPDQPEIYQQLTEVLEQQKLDHKKHKLSNLKIKFSADFHQSEPTHPNCQGLDCPICLNRVFKRLKPTRLAEGIYDCSQPQDIPWESPPPSITIIPHGKAWIAPQKSWWNVCNAIAILNSKNELLTDLSRFYPTPLPGCETIDWKQHQIFSLEEFPPLEKISGSVAVLSGLSGNVYFHWMVDILPRFAILQQEKPDWQSIDWFLVNSIKAPFQRETLQKLGISESKIIESDRHPYIQAKQLIIPSFTGSVGWVTPEIINFHRQLFSSALSSSKNNYPERIFIRRNQAKYRQILNENDVIAYVSEWGVVPVELETLSVEEQACLFAHAKVIITPHGAGLTNLMFCRPETIVIELVSPHYIRHYYWVISQQLGLKHYYITGKEFPCYPLRQLMYQSPLIEDIYVKINTLEKILKILDPNLQDQTQIYSDSSPVKARGKPKERHKPSLIKPKIDLIDTAIISLDLQQIEQQTYQGSSRANMVTTSYNKNRNSFSEESSVRESKITNNLGNRLTSLDLFRLSKQENIMVEESDLLEIEITLKTAETYFEQKDYPQVVQECKRVIELDPNTVDAYHLLGKALQGLGQPEEALKWYQNVVNLKPNEAVAHGNLGNLYAQLKYWKLAIRSYQKAIKLQPNLALAHRNLGKVWSKIGKPEIAASCWYQAFSLEPENIKPEEHLSLGNILFRQGKINQAETCYRQALEGNSNPVEVYHNLGELFAAQGKWADAESFYQQAIKLNPKSFESYNSLGKVLVAQGKWEDVVSCYHQALELNPRLLLALQNLTQALLHHHKGVAGNSDYRQVLLLMAGNLPPQPILASPMRSANIISEVSTPKNAVNESISMQQAQEYYTQQQYESCLRLCQQLLQKSPQDIAVYKLLAKVFIKQEKLEKAKQCYQKAISLQPKNEELYLELGDIFAQDQQWQQAIACYQKAIIIQPQAQAYHQLSHLWQTLGRSENAEDCMYEALQLAPEKATLKDYLSLGNALWKRGQMTQAMICYRQVLDRDPQQIVAHQRLAQGLQQQNQLEAAIAHYKQAYQAAIQQKTEKNKSSLNPDFSPPSETAWLAETQALLGDIYAQQEQWQDAIVCYQEAVKLNPKLVSVQETLGDIWFEQQDWESAIIYYRQVVKLEPNAWRVYHKLGDTLREQGNLKEAVKAYRQATELAKKLID comes from the coding sequence ATGATTAACAATCGTTCCGTTAACACTACCAGATTATCAGACAAACCCCATCTATTGCTATCTTCTGATGCAAATCTGACTCAGAAAAAGCAAATATCTCCCTCTAATGACAACCCTATTTTACCTCTATCAATAGCCATTTTAGATCCACCGTTAGAGAGAGAAATTGAACGTTATCAACAAGAAATTGTTCAAGATCCTAATTCAGATTTAGGATATTATAATTTAGCCGTTGCTCTACAAAAGCAAGAATTAATCGATGCCGCTTTAGAAAATTATCAAAGGGCGATCGCACTGAATCCTCAAAGAATTAATGCCTATATTAATTTAGGATTAATTTGGGTTCAGAAAGAGAATTTGTCAGAAGCAATTCAAGTCTTTAATCAAGGTTTAGCCCTTTTCCCTGATTCTGCTAAACTACATCATAACCTCGCCCATACTTACTTTAAACAGGGCAATATTGATGCTGCGATCGCAGGTTATCTGCAAGCAATTCAACTGCAACCGGATTTAAAAGAAGCTTACTTAAATGTAGGAAAAGCCTTTCAAAAGCAAGGCTTACACACCGTTGCTATTCAATATTTTAAACAACTGATTCAGCTTGAACCCGAATCAATTACGGCTCATAGTGAATGTGCTGCTTCACTGTTACAGCAGGATCAACTTTCTGAAGCGATGCTTCATTTTAAAACAATTATTGAATTAGAACAACCCTTTATTACTGCCTATTGTCAAAGTGTTGAATATTTAGACGGTGATGACGAACTTGATCAAGCCAGAATCGCCTGTGTAAAATTCATCCAAGCGTTACAACACAATCCCCAATCAAAGGAAGTTAATCAATATTTTGCTAAAATTAACTTTCATCTCGGAAATACTTTAGCCGAGTATCGAAATTATCCTCAAGCCGAATATTATTATCAAAAATCTATTCAAGCTGATCCAGATGGGATTGCTCCTTATTTAAAATTAGCGCAGTGTTTTATTCATAAAAAAGACCTAGTTAGTGCGGCTATTTATTATCATAAAGCTTTGGGGATTAATCCTGATCAACCCGAAATTTATCAACAGTTAACTGAGGTATTAGAACAACAAAAATTAGATCATAAAAAACACAAGTTATCAAATTTGAAGATTAAATTTTCTGCTGATTTTCATCAATCTGAGCCTACCCATCCTAACTGTCAGGGTTTAGACTGTCCGATTTGTTTAAATCGAGTGTTTAAACGTTTAAAGCCTACTCGGTTAGCAGAAGGAATCTATGACTGTTCTCAACCTCAAGATATTCCTTGGGAATCTCCACCTCCATCTATTACAATTATTCCTCATGGAAAAGCTTGGATAGCTCCTCAAAAAAGTTGGTGGAATGTTTGTAATGCGATCGCGATTCTCAACTCCAAAAATGAACTTTTAACGGATTTATCCCGATTTTATCCCACTCCCTTACCCGGATGTGAAACAATTGATTGGAAGCAACATCAAATCTTTTCTTTAGAAGAATTTCCTCCTTTAGAAAAAATTTCCGGTTCCGTCGCTGTATTATCTGGATTATCAGGAAATGTGTATTTTCATTGGATGGTTGATATTTTACCCCGCTTTGCTATTTTACAACAAGAAAAACCGGATTGGCAATCGATTGATTGGTTTTTAGTGAATAGTATTAAAGCTCCCTTTCAGCGAGAAACATTACAAAAGTTAGGAATTTCTGAATCTAAAATTATAGAAAGCGATCGCCATCCTTATATTCAAGCAAAACAATTAATTATTCCTTCCTTTACCGGGTCAGTGGGATGGGTAACACCTGAAATTATCAACTTTCATCGTCAGTTGTTTTCATCGGCTCTTAGTTCCTCTAAAAATAACTATCCAGAGCGAATTTTTATTCGCCGAAATCAAGCCAAATATCGGCAAATTCTTAATGAAAATGATGTGATTGCTTATGTGAGTGAATGGGGGGTTGTTCCCGTTGAATTAGAAACTTTATCGGTTGAAGAACAAGCTTGTTTATTTGCTCATGCTAAAGTCATTATTACTCCTCATGGTGCAGGATTAACAAATTTAATGTTTTGTCGTCCTGAAACCATTGTAATTGAATTAGTATCTCCCCATTATATTCGTCACTATTACTGGGTAATTAGTCAACAATTAGGACTGAAACATTATTACATTACAGGAAAAGAATTTCCCTGTTATCCCTTGCGACAGTTAATGTATCAATCTCCATTAATCGAGGATATTTATGTCAAAATAAACACTTTAGAAAAAATCTTAAAAATTCTAGATCCTAATCTCCAAGATCAAACTCAAATTTACTCTGATTCTAGTCCAGTTAAAGCGAGAGGGAAACCAAAGGAGAGGCATAAACCCTCTTTAATAAAACCCAAAATAGACTTAATAGATACTGCAATAATTTCGTTAGATTTACAACAGATTGAACAGCAAACTTATCAAGGGAGTTCCAGAGCTAACATGGTTACTACTTCTTACAATAAAAACCGCAATAGTTTTTCCGAAGAATCATCAGTACGAGAATCAAAAATAACTAATAATTTAGGAAATCGGTTAACTTCCTTAGATTTATTTCGTCTCTCTAAACAAGAGAATATAATGGTTGAAGAATCTGATTTACTTGAAATAGAAATCACTTTAAAAACGGCTGAAACTTACTTTGAACAAAAAGACTATCCGCAGGTAGTTCAAGAATGTAAACGAGTAATTGAACTCGATCCCAATACCGTTGATGCTTATCACCTTTTAGGAAAAGCTTTACAAGGCTTAGGTCAACCCGAAGAAGCTCTTAAATGGTATCAAAATGTTGTTAATCTGAAACCAAATGAAGCCGTTGCTCATGGTAATTTAGGGAATTTATACGCTCAACTTAAATACTGGAAGTTGGCAATTCGTTCCTATCAAAAAGCGATTAAATTACAACCCAATTTAGCTCTAGCTCACCGAAACTTAGGAAAAGTTTGGAGTAAAATTGGTAAACCCGAAATAGCTGCTTCCTGTTGGTATCAAGCCTTTAGTTTAGAACCAGAAAATATTAAACCAGAAGAACATCTTTCCCTGGGTAATATTCTATTCCGTCAAGGCAAAATTAATCAAGCCGAAACCTGTTATCGTCAAGCTCTTGAGGGAAATTCTAACCCGGTTGAAGTGTATCACAATTTAGGAGAACTATTCGCAGCACAAGGAAAATGGGCAGATGCTGAAAGTTTTTATCAACAAGCTATTAAGCTTAATCCCAAATCCTTTGAATCTTATAATAGTTTAGGAAAGGTATTAGTTGCTCAAGGAAAATGGGAAGATGTTGTTTCTTGCTATCATCAAGCCTTGGAATTAAATCCTCGGTTACTATTAGCATTACAAAATTTAACTCAAGCTCTTTTACATCATCATAAAGGTGTGGCTGGAAATTCTGACTATCGGCAAGTTTTATTATTAATGGCAGGTAATTTACCCCCTCAACCAATTCTCGCCAGCCCAATGCGTTCTGCTAATATTATTTCTGAAGTCTCTACTCCAAAAAATGCCGTTAATGAATCTATTTCAATGCAACAAGCACAAGAATATTATACTCAACAACAATATGAATCTTGTCTGCGTTTATGTCAGCAACTTTTACAAAAAAGTCCCCAAGATATTGCTGTTTATAAACTATTAGCCAAAGTATTTATTAAACAGGAAAAGCTGGAAAAAGCCAAACAGTGTTATCAAAAAGCTATTTCTTTGCAACCCAAGAATGAAGAATTGTATTTAGAATTAGGTGATATTTTTGCCCAAGATCAACAATGGCAACAAGCGATCGCCTGTTATCAAAAAGCAATTATAATTCAACCCCAAGCCCAAGCCTATCATCAATTATCTCATCTTTGGCAAACATTAGGACGTTCAGAAAATGCCGAAGATTGTATGTATGAAGCCCTACAATTAGCCCCAGAAAAAGCCACATTAAAGGATTATCTCAGCTTAGGAAATGCCCTCTGGAAACGGGGGCAAATGACTCAAGCAATGATTTGTTATCGTCAGGTATTAGACCGTGATCCTCAGCAAATTGTTGCTCATCAACGGTTAGCCCAAGGGTTACAACAACAAAATCAATTGGAAGCCGCCATTGCTCATTATAAGCAAGCCTATCAAGCTGCTATTCAACAAAAAACTGAAAAAAACAAGTCCTCACTCAACCCTGATTTTTCACCGCCCAGTGAAACGGCTTGGTTAGCAGAAACTCAAGCCTTATTAGGAGA
- a CDS encoding calcium-binding protein has translation MSLPCQNPTEPALIKTDPESKDGGFIIEGFIDKSNNLIGSLGSDQIVLGNEDDGACAGDEDDVILAFQGNDKLYGEDGNDTIYAGKGNDTIDGGGGDDFIFGDEGDDLIFGGDGNDVLFGNQGADSIIAGSGNDTVYAGKDNDTVDGGEGDDLLYGDLGDDVVSGGVGNDFIYGGEGQDSLMGGEGNDTLYGGKGQDTIIGGDGNDYLSGDKGNDSLIGGLGADTFSFVFTGESTPNSITKVFGLDTLTDFNVSEDEIFLDANLFNAISTQTDGSLQSGELTVIANFNPNNSLVAGNDNLVYDNVTGTLYYLDQQGQATPVIQMGTNLNLSDDNFRLI, from the coding sequence ATGTCTTTACCCTGTCAAAATCCAACGGAGCCCGCTCTTATAAAAACCGATCCTGAGTCGAAAGATGGTGGGTTCATTATAGAAGGCTTTATCGATAAATCTAACAATCTGATTGGTTCTCTGGGCAGTGATCAGATCGTCCTGGGTAATGAGGATGATGGAGCCTGCGCTGGAGATGAAGATGATGTTATTCTAGCCTTCCAAGGTAACGATAAACTATACGGAGAAGATGGGAATGACACCATCTATGCTGGCAAAGGAAACGACACCATTGATGGTGGTGGTGGGGATGATTTCATCTTTGGAGATGAAGGAGATGACCTGATTTTTGGTGGGGATGGCAATGATGTTTTGTTTGGTAATCAAGGCGCTGATTCTATTATTGCAGGCTCTGGTAATGATACCGTCTACGCCGGAAAAGATAATGACACTGTAGATGGGGGAGAAGGCGATGACTTATTATATGGAGATCTGGGTGATGATGTTGTTTCCGGCGGGGTAGGAAATGATTTCATCTATGGTGGTGAAGGCCAGGATAGCCTAATGGGTGGAGAAGGCAATGACACCTTGTATGGGGGTAAGGGCCAAGATACTATCATCGGTGGAGATGGGAATGACTACCTGAGTGGAGATAAAGGAAATGACAGTTTAATTGGCGGTTTAGGTGCAGATACATTCAGTTTTGTCTTTACAGGCGAATCAACACCCAATAGTATTACAAAAGTATTTGGATTAGATACCCTCACTGATTTTAATGTCTCAGAAGACGAGATTTTCCTAGATGCAAATTTATTTAATGCTATTAGTACACAAACAGACGGTTCTCTTCAGTCGGGAGAATTGACTGTCATTGCCAATTTTAATCCCAACAATTCTTTAGTTGCGGGTAATGACAACCTTGTCTATGACAATGTAACCGGAACATTGTATTACCTCGATCAACAAGGACAAGCAACACCTGTGATTCAAATGGGTACTAACTTGAATCTCAGTGATGATAACTTCCGCTTAATTTAA
- a CDS encoding DUF1350 family protein has product MDWLFISGNWVLIPPRPQAIVHFLGGAFVATAPHLTYRCLLEELAQQGYAIVATPFVNTLDHTTIAQEVLWTFEDGLEDLYDRQLLKRRGLPIYGLGHSMGCKVHLLIGSLFPIERSGNVLMSFNNYAARQSIPLVEQLSQVMAVEFTPSPEETNRLVGDRYQIRRNLLIKFSKDTIDQTSNLHQILDQRFPGLTTLQKLNGDHQTPLGQNVSWSVGETFTPFDAIGQWMKQAVYQDLNQLKKQILYWLNPLMSV; this is encoded by the coding sequence ATGGACTGGCTTTTTATTTCAGGAAATTGGGTTTTAATTCCTCCGCGTCCTCAAGCTATAGTGCATTTTTTGGGCGGGGCATTTGTGGCAACAGCACCGCATTTAACCTATCGTTGCTTATTAGAAGAATTAGCACAGCAAGGTTATGCAATTGTTGCGACTCCTTTTGTAAATACCCTCGATCATACAACTATTGCTCAAGAGGTTTTATGGACATTTGAAGATGGTTTAGAAGATTTATATGATCGGCAATTATTAAAACGGCGAGGTTTACCCATTTATGGATTAGGACATAGTATGGGGTGTAAAGTTCATTTATTAATCGGTTCGTTATTTCCCATAGAAAGATCGGGAAATGTTTTAATGTCATTTAATAATTATGCCGCCCGTCAATCGATTCCCTTAGTTGAACAACTTTCTCAAGTGATGGCTGTAGAATTTACTCCCTCTCCTGAAGAAACAAACCGTTTAGTGGGCGATCGCTATCAAATTCGACGAAATCTTTTAATTAAATTCTCTAAAGACACAATTGATCAAACTTCTAACTTACATCAAATTTTAGATCAACGGTTTCCAGGGTTAACAACCTTGCAAAAACTCAACGGAGATCATCAAACTCCCCTCGGTCAAAATGTTAGCTGGTCAGTGGGAGAAACCTTTACCCCCTTCGATGCCATTGGTCAATGGATGAAACAAGCGGTTTATCAAGATTTGAATCAACTTAAAAAACAGATTTTATATTGGTTAAATCCTTTAATGTCTGTTTAA